One genomic region from Streptomyces sp. NBC_00457 encodes:
- a CDS encoding alpha-ketoglutarate-dependent dioxygenase AlkB family protein: MDPELFPRARTEIAPGAVHVPDWLDAERQRELLEACREWARPPAGLRTVRTPGGGTMTARQVCLGRHWYPYGYARTVVDGDGAPVKPFPEWLGEWGRRAVRDALSGPAVAYDIALINFYDADARMGMHRDSDEKSDAPVVSLSLGDTCVFRFGNTETRTRPYTDVELRSGDLFVFGGPSRLAYHGVPRVYPDTAPPELGLTGRLNVTLRVSGL; this comes from the coding sequence ATGGACCCCGAGCTGTTCCCCAGAGCCCGTACGGAGATCGCGCCCGGCGCGGTGCACGTACCGGACTGGCTGGACGCGGAGCGCCAACGCGAGCTGCTGGAGGCCTGCCGCGAGTGGGCCCGTCCGCCCGCAGGCCTCCGCACGGTCCGCACACCCGGCGGCGGCACGATGACCGCCCGACAGGTCTGCCTGGGCCGGCACTGGTATCCGTACGGCTATGCCCGCACGGTCGTCGACGGGGACGGCGCGCCCGTGAAGCCGTTCCCCGAGTGGCTGGGCGAATGGGGGCGCCGGGCGGTGCGCGACGCCCTGAGCGGACCGGCTGTGGCGTACGACATCGCACTGATCAACTTCTACGACGCCGACGCCCGCATGGGCATGCACCGCGACAGCGACGAGAAATCCGACGCGCCGGTGGTCTCACTCAGCCTCGGGGACACCTGCGTGTTCCGCTTCGGCAACACCGAGACGAGGACCCGGCCGTACACGGACGTCGAACTGCGCAGCGGGGACCTGTTCGTGTTCGGGGGGCCGTCCCGGCTCGCCTACCACGGGGTGCCGCGGGTGTACCCGGACACGGCACCGCCCGAGTTGGGCCTGACCGGGCGGCTGAACGTCACGCTCAGAGTCAGCGGCCTGTAG
- a CDS encoding ROK family protein, translating to MSGKADPRPAGEGTTSRTRLDRGRGALGPALELVHTGRAPTRAVLTAELGVTRATAGAVAAELEALGLIRVDARPGAAAGSQGRPSHRLSVAEDGPVVLAAQVHADGFRAALVGLGGRIVATAPGCETVDADPAKVLGSVVEAGADLLHTTGRRCVGAGLAVPSAVAEPDGLALNPLHLAWPVGAPVRRIFAECVRAAGITGPAFAGNDVNLVALAEHRHGAGRGARHLLCVATGHRGVGGALVLDGRLHTGSSGLALEVGHLTVNPEGRPCHCGSRGCLDVEADPLAFLTAAGREPGPEMSLVRQADDLIRNRYDDLSVRTATEELIDRLGLGLAGLVNILNPDRIILGGLHRTLLEADPERLRAVVADRSLWGQSGSVPILACTLDHNSLVGAAELAWQPVLDDPLGALGGSG from the coding sequence ATGAGCGGGAAGGCGGACCCCCGGCCGGCGGGGGAAGGGACCACCTCGAGGACGCGGTTGGACCGGGGGCGCGGTGCGCTCGGGCCCGCGCTGGAGCTCGTGCACACCGGGCGGGCGCCGACCCGGGCCGTGCTCACCGCCGAGCTGGGGGTGACCCGGGCGACGGCGGGCGCGGTGGCCGCCGAGCTGGAGGCGCTGGGGCTGATCCGGGTGGACGCCCGGCCCGGCGCCGCGGCCGGTTCGCAGGGGCGGCCCTCGCACAGGCTGTCCGTCGCTGAGGACGGGCCCGTCGTCCTCGCCGCACAGGTGCACGCCGACGGATTCCGGGCGGCACTGGTCGGGCTCGGCGGCCGGATCGTCGCCACCGCGCCGGGCTGCGAGACAGTCGACGCCGACCCTGCGAAGGTCCTCGGATCCGTGGTGGAGGCGGGCGCCGACCTGCTGCACACGACGGGGCGGCGCTGCGTGGGCGCCGGGCTCGCTGTGCCGTCAGCGGTCGCCGAACCGGACGGCCTGGCCCTGAACCCGCTGCACCTGGCCTGGCCCGTGGGCGCGCCCGTCCGCCGGATCTTCGCGGAGTGCGTACGCGCCGCCGGGATCACCGGACCGGCGTTCGCGGGCAACGACGTCAACCTCGTCGCGCTCGCCGAACACCGGCACGGCGCGGGCCGCGGCGCCCGGCACCTGCTGTGCGTGGCCACCGGGCACCGGGGCGTCGGCGGCGCGCTCGTCCTCGACGGGCGCCTGCACACCGGCAGTTCGGGCCTGGCCCTGGAGGTCGGCCACCTCACCGTGAACCCGGAGGGCCGCCCCTGCCACTGCGGCAGCCGCGGCTGTCTCGACGTCGAGGCCGACCCGCTGGCCTTCCTCACCGCGGCGGGACGCGAACCCGGCCCCGAGATGTCGCTGGTGCGGCAGGCCGACGACCTGATCCGCAACCGGTACGACGACCTGTCCGTCCGTACGGCCACCGAGGAGCTGATCGACCGGCTCGGCCTCGGCCTCGCGGGCCTGGTGAACATCCTCAACCCGGACCGCATCATCCTCGGCGGACTGCACCGCACGTTGCTCGAAGCCGACCCGGAGCGGCTGCGTGCCGTCGTCGCCGACCGCAGTCTGTGGGGCCAGAGCGGCAGCGTGCCGATCCTGGCATGCACGCTCGACCACAACAGCCTGGTCGGCGCGGCGGAACTGGCGTGGCAGCCGGTGCTGGACGATCCGCTGGGGGCCCTGGGCGGCTCCGGTTGA
- a CDS encoding helix-turn-helix transcriptional regulator, with protein MTTTELGRALRRWRDRVAPETAGLPAGGQRRAAGLRREELALLAGISVDYVTRLEQGRAVNPSGQIVEALARALRLTGDERMYLFRLAGLVPPGPDTVPAYITPSVQRLLDRLVDTPVGVSDAAMTLLMANPMYAALMGDPSGRRGFERNGVWRNFLGAPTRVRHTPDERRAFEIGMVAELRATAGRYPGDRQLRRLIAELRAGSERFAELWDAGVVGRLEASRKTIEHPQVGPLTLDCDLLRVEGNDLHILVYSAEPGTEAAEKLELLSVLGTQSLAG; from the coding sequence ATGACGACGACGGAACTGGGGCGGGCCCTGCGGCGCTGGCGGGACCGGGTCGCCCCGGAGACCGCCGGGCTGCCGGCCGGTGGTCAGCGGCGCGCGGCCGGGCTGCGTCGCGAGGAACTGGCCCTGCTGGCCGGGATCTCGGTCGATTACGTCACCCGCCTCGAACAGGGGCGGGCGGTCAACCCGTCCGGACAGATCGTCGAAGCCCTGGCCCGGGCGCTGCGGCTGACGGGGGACGAGCGGATGTATCTGTTCCGGCTGGCCGGGCTGGTGCCTCCGGGTCCCGACACCGTGCCCGCGTACATCACGCCGAGCGTCCAGCGGCTGCTGGACCGGCTGGTGGACACCCCTGTCGGCGTCTCCGACGCGGCCATGACGCTGCTGATGGCCAACCCGATGTACGCGGCGCTGATGGGCGATCCCTCCGGCCGGCGTGGCTTCGAACGCAACGGAGTGTGGCGCAATTTCCTCGGCGCTCCCACCCGGGTCCGGCACACTCCGGACGAGCGGCGCGCGTTCGAGATCGGCATGGTCGCCGAACTGCGGGCAACGGCCGGCCGGTATCCCGGCGACCGGCAACTGCGGCGCCTGATCGCGGAGTTGCGTGCGGGCAGCGAGCGGTTCGCCGAGCTGTGGGACGCGGGTGTCGTCGGCCGGCTCGAGGCCTCGCGCAAGACGATCGAGCATCCTCAGGTGGGCCCGCTGACTCTGGACTGCGATCTGCTCCGGGTCGAGGGCAACGATTTGCACATCCTTGTGTACTCGGCCGAACCGGGCACCGAGGCCGCGGAGAAGCTGGAGTTGCTCTCCGTTCTGGGCACTCAGTCACTCGCGGGCTGA
- a CDS encoding SDR family oxidoreductase, which translates to MTTTLITGANKGLGFETARRLVEAGHTVYVGARDAERGRRAAEQLGARFVQIDVTDDASVQAAAKTIEAEGGLDVLVNNAGIEVRGENNSIPAAADTTADEMRTVFETNVFGVVRVIHAFLPLLQRSAAPVVVNLSSGLASLSRLSDPDAPAHFYQAIAYPTSKTAVNMITVQYAKAFPTMRINAVEPGFTSTDLNGRTGTQTAEQGAEIIVRMAQVGPDGPTGGYFDVDGPIPW; encoded by the coding sequence ATGACCACAACACTCATCACCGGAGCGAACAAGGGACTGGGCTTCGAGACTGCCCGCAGGCTCGTCGAAGCAGGTCACACCGTCTACGTCGGCGCCCGGGACGCCGAGCGGGGCCGCCGCGCCGCCGAACAGCTCGGCGCCCGGTTCGTCCAGATCGACGTCACCGACGACGCCTCCGTCCAGGCCGCCGCGAAGACCATCGAGGCAGAGGGCGGGCTCGACGTACTGGTCAACAACGCCGGCATCGAAGTGCGGGGCGAGAACAACAGCATCCCCGCCGCCGCGGACACCACCGCCGACGAGATGCGAACGGTGTTCGAGACGAACGTCTTCGGCGTCGTCCGTGTCATCCACGCCTTCCTGCCGCTGCTCCAGCGGTCCGCGGCCCCCGTCGTGGTGAACCTCAGCAGCGGCCTGGCCTCACTGTCCCGGCTCTCCGACCCGGACGCACCGGCCCACTTCTACCAGGCCATCGCCTACCCGACCTCGAAGACGGCCGTCAACATGATCACCGTGCAGTACGCGAAGGCGTTCCCGACCATGCGGATCAACGCCGTCGAACCCGGCTTCACCTCGACGGACCTCAACGGCCGTACCGGCACCCAGACCGCCGAGCAGGGCGCCGAGATCATCGTCCGCATGGCACAGGTGGGCCCGGACGGTCCGACCGGCGGCTACTTCGACGTGGACGGTCCGATTCCCTGGTAG
- the ilvY gene encoding HTH-type transcriptional activator IlvY: MRDDHRALRLFLHLAQTLNFGRTSLDCHVSPATLTRTVQRLEADLGHRLFDRGPRGVALTAEGHRFREYAVQALELWRSYREEHPDPAELTGRLALFATVTACQALLPDLLAPFRAAHPQVRLDLRTGDAAAALARLDEGEVDVAVAGIPARLPEPLVSRTVAVTELVLVSARERPDAGLDGPFVLPHRGLVRESADRWFRARGTTPDVACEPDGHEGLLTLVALGCGTGVVPRLVLEHSAVRERLSVLPADPPPEPFPIGLCVRRADLRRPLVAALWSLTD, encoded by the coding sequence GTGCGGGACGACCATCGGGCGCTGCGGCTCTTCCTGCATCTGGCGCAGACGCTGAACTTCGGCCGGACGAGCCTCGACTGCCATGTCAGTCCGGCGACGCTGACGCGGACCGTGCAGCGGCTGGAGGCCGATCTCGGGCACCGGCTGTTCGACCGGGGGCCGCGCGGGGTGGCGCTGACGGCGGAGGGGCATCGGTTCCGTGAATACGCCGTCCAGGCGCTGGAGTTGTGGCGCTCCTACCGGGAGGAGCATCCCGATCCGGCCGAACTGACCGGCCGCCTGGCCCTGTTCGCCACGGTGACCGCCTGCCAGGCGCTGCTGCCCGACCTGTTGGCGCCGTTCCGTGCCGCCCACCCCCAGGTGCGGCTCGATCTGCGGACCGGCGACGCGGCTGCCGCGCTGGCCCGGCTCGACGAGGGCGAGGTGGACGTGGCCGTCGCGGGGATTCCGGCCAGGCTGCCGGAGCCGCTGGTGAGCCGGACGGTCGCGGTGACCGAGCTGGTCCTGGTCTCCGCGCGGGAGCGACCGGACGCGGGGCTCGACGGGCCGTTCGTCCTGCCCCACAGGGGGCTGGTCCGCGAGTCCGCCGACCGCTGGTTCCGCGCCCGCGGGACGACACCCGACGTGGCCTGTGAACCGGACGGGCATGAGGGGCTGCTGACGCTGGTCGCCCTGGGCTGCGGCACGGGCGTGGTCCCGCGTCTCGTACTGGAGCACAGTGCGGTGCGCGAGCGGCTGTCGGTGCTGCCCGCGGATCCGCCGCCGGAGCCGTTCCCGATCGGGTTGTGCGTGCGGCGGGCGGATCTGCGGCGGCCGTTGGTGGCGGCCTTGTGGAGCCTGACGGATTGA
- a CDS encoding ketol-acid reductoisomerase — MTSTTYTSRVFPLETMDVPGGTETILRGGRHLFPLLPQAFAGVRRIGVIGWGPQGRAQALNLRDSLAGTDIRVAVGLRPGSRSAADARAHGFTEETGTLGDWLAVTADSDLVILLIADAALAAHHPEIFSALQPGAAIGLSHGFLLGHLRETGGDFPPGHPVIAVCPKGMGDSVRRLYQQGAEINGAGINSSFAVHADPDGRATDLALGWSVALGSPYTFRTTLDSEYLSDIVGERAILLGGVHGIVESLYTRCRLAGDDEVTAYERSCENITGPIARAISRAGLRAVREGLDTAGRDVFDRAYTATYRPAREIITEIYDEVADGTELRSVILAERRLGARPMSEIGGSPMWAAGERVRSRRAERDLPVDPFTAGVFVATMTAQIDEFAERGHPWSEIVNESVIEAVDSLLPYMHARDVAHMVDNCSRTARLGARRWGPRFQAAYEQIAYPTAQRPADTALLTAFDTHPAHEALTAAAKLRPSVDIAVA, encoded by the coding sequence ATGACCTCGACCACGTACACCTCCCGCGTCTTCCCGCTCGAAACCATGGACGTCCCCGGCGGCACGGAGACCATCCTGCGCGGCGGCCGGCATCTCTTTCCGCTGCTGCCGCAGGCCTTCGCCGGAGTGCGCCGCATCGGCGTCATCGGCTGGGGCCCGCAGGGCCGCGCCCAGGCCCTCAACCTGAGGGACTCGCTGGCCGGTACGGACATCCGGGTCGCCGTCGGACTGCGCCCCGGCTCCCGCTCGGCCGCCGACGCCCGCGCTCACGGCTTCACCGAGGAGACCGGCACGCTCGGCGACTGGCTGGCGGTGACCGCCGACAGCGATCTGGTGATCCTGCTGATCGCGGACGCCGCGCTCGCCGCCCATCACCCGGAGATCTTCAGCGCGTTGCAGCCGGGCGCCGCGATCGGCCTCTCGCACGGCTTCCTGCTCGGCCACCTCCGCGAGACCGGCGGCGACTTCCCGCCCGGACACCCGGTGATCGCCGTGTGCCCCAAGGGCATGGGCGACTCCGTGCGCCGCCTGTACCAGCAGGGCGCGGAGATCAACGGCGCCGGGATCAACAGCAGTTTCGCCGTGCACGCCGACCCCGACGGCCGGGCCACGGACCTCGCGCTCGGCTGGTCCGTGGCGCTCGGCTCGCCGTACACCTTCCGCACCACCCTGGACAGCGAGTACCTCTCCGACATCGTCGGCGAACGCGCCATCCTCCTCGGCGGCGTCCACGGCATCGTCGAGAGCCTGTACACCCGCTGCCGCCTCGCCGGAGACGACGAGGTGACGGCGTACGAACGCTCCTGCGAGAACATCACCGGCCCCATCGCCCGCGCGATTTCCCGCGCCGGATTGCGCGCGGTGCGCGAGGGCCTGGACACGGCCGGACGGGACGTCTTCGACCGCGCGTACACGGCGACGTACCGACCGGCCCGCGAGATCATCACGGAGATCTACGACGAGGTCGCCGACGGCACCGAGCTGCGCAGCGTGATCCTGGCCGAGCGGCGCCTCGGCGCCCGCCCGATGAGCGAGATCGGCGGCTCGCCGATGTGGGCGGCGGGTGAGCGGGTGCGGTCCCGGCGAGCCGAGCGCGACCTGCCCGTGGACCCGTTCACCGCCGGTGTCTTCGTGGCGACCATGACCGCGCAGATCGACGAGTTCGCCGAGCGCGGCCATCCCTGGTCGGAGATCGTCAACGAGTCGGTCATCGAGGCCGTCGACTCGCTGCTCCCGTACATGCACGCCCGGGACGTCGCCCACATGGTCGACAACTGCTCCCGCACGGCCCGCCTGGGCGCCCGCCGCTGGGGCCCACGCTTCCAGGCCGCCTACGAGCAGATCGCCTACCCCACCGCCCAACGCCCTGCGGACACGGCCCTGTTGACGGCCTTCGACACCCACCCCGCCCACGAGGCCCTGACCGCGGCGGCGAAGCTCCGGCCGTCGGTGGACATCGCCGTGGCCTAG
- a CDS encoding SHOCT domain-containing protein, whose translation MQTLANWDGGPGPWILFFPLIWAAVVVGAVTLLRRTVWRGRRGPWRPMDDHRPSGDSPIAMLGRRFASGEIDEDEYWRRLSVLDEQFGRHAGKGGAA comes from the coding sequence ATGCAGACCCTGGCGAACTGGGACGGCGGACCCGGCCCGTGGATTCTCTTCTTCCCGCTGATCTGGGCGGCTGTCGTCGTCGGCGCCGTCACGCTCCTGCGCCGCACCGTCTGGCGCGGCCGACGCGGACCGTGGCGCCCGATGGACGACCACCGCCCGTCCGGCGACTCGCCGATCGCCATGCTCGGCCGGCGCTTCGCCTCCGGCGAGATCGACGAGGACGAGTACTGGCGCCGGCTCTCCGTCCTGGACGAGCAGTTCGGCCGCCACGCGGGCAAGGGCGGTGCGGCATGA
- a CDS encoding ABC transporter ATP-binding protein, with amino-acid sequence MTVTTEVRTAARVVDAVKVYGGGDTAVRALDGVSVGFPAGRFTAIMGPSGSGKSTLMHCAAGLDTLTSGAAFIGDTELGSLDDRRLTLLRRDRVGFVFQAFNLVPTLTVAENITLPLDLAGTKGDPEWTDALIDVVGLRDRLHHRPSELSGGQQQRVAVARAFAGRPDVVFADEPTGNLDSRSGEEVLGLLGRAVRQTARTVVMVTHDPAAAAHADEVVFLADGRLVDRMESPTADKILDRLKAFEVPS; translated from the coding sequence ATGACGGTCACGACCGAAGTGCGTACGGCCGCACGCGTCGTCGACGCGGTGAAGGTGTACGGCGGTGGCGACACCGCCGTGCGCGCCCTGGACGGCGTGAGCGTCGGCTTCCCGGCCGGCCGCTTCACCGCGATCATGGGCCCCTCGGGCTCCGGCAAGTCGACCTTGATGCACTGCGCGGCCGGCCTCGACACCCTCACCTCGGGAGCCGCCTTCATCGGCGACACCGAGCTGGGCTCCCTCGACGACCGCCGCCTCACCCTTCTGCGCCGCGACCGCGTGGGCTTCGTGTTCCAGGCGTTCAACCTGGTGCCGACGCTCACCGTGGCCGAGAACATCACGCTGCCGCTGGACCTGGCGGGCACCAAGGGCGACCCGGAGTGGACCGACGCGCTGATCGACGTCGTCGGCCTGCGCGACCGGCTGCACCACCGGCCCTCCGAGCTCTCCGGCGGGCAGCAGCAACGTGTCGCCGTGGCCCGGGCGTTCGCCGGACGACCCGACGTCGTCTTCGCCGACGAACCGACCGGCAACCTCGACTCCCGTTCCGGCGAGGAGGTCCTGGGCCTGCTCGGCCGTGCCGTACGGCAGACGGCTCGCACGGTCGTCATGGTCACCCACGATCCGGCCGCCGCCGCCCACGCCGACGAGGTCGTCTTCCTCGCCGACGGACGCCTGGTCGACCGCATGGAATCGCCGACCGCCGACAAGATCCTGGACCGATTGAAAGCCTTCGAGGTGCCCTCATGA
- a CDS encoding ABC transporter permease, with protein sequence MNASVRLSVSSLRAHKRRFAGTFLAVFLGVAFLAGTLVMGDTLRASFDTMFGNATSGTDAVVRSADAITTPGESEGVREPVAADLVDSVEQVPGVAAAVPDIQGAGQLVGKDGDPVGGAGPPTLAGNWITDPDLNSYELAEGRAPEKSGEVVVNRGAAERGDLKIGDTTVLRTPDPVQVTIVGLATFGGEDGMAQVTYTGMTRADAEKYLTARPGEASSILVRAGPGVSERELVDRLTPVLPGGVEAITGQESAEENTEMISSQFLSIFTTLLLVFSGIALLVATFSIHNTFAIVVAQRTRENALLRALGASRRQVTASTLVEASVVAVTASLAGLAGGICIAAALQALFPAIGFPFPEGDLVISALSMLLPLAVGIVVCLGSALLPAARAGHTAPLAALHETSVDHSGASRLRAVLGSGLAAVAVAVTLTGVLATPSIWLAATGAVLALVSFVVLGPVASSTAVRILGGPLDRLRGVTGGLARRNALRSPKRTAATASALMIGVAVVSLFTVFGASLKATMDQTVSRSFAGDIAVSTPSFGAGGSGLSPRLAGAVQNIPEVDTAVGLGRGVAEVDGKGRALTVTDPIALDRTFDLGKVDGSLRDLGTDGIALTRSEADKQNLTTGDKTQLTFTDGKKETFTVRAVYGQSEIAGDYVITRAAWSPHRTQDADTLLAVSFKDGVSMDAGKAAVQKVADHYGNPEVQTRDEYAQSAAGGIDMMLTLVYALLALAVLIALLGIANTLTLAIHERTRELGLLRAVGQTRPQLRAMVRWESILVAAFGTVGGLTLGAFLGWTLVKASDGASDSAFAFALPPFQLAVVALVGLAAGALAGLRPARRAARLDVLRAIATE encoded by the coding sequence ATGAACGCCTCAGTACGCCTGAGCGTGTCCTCCTTGCGCGCCCACAAGCGCCGCTTCGCGGGTACGTTCCTCGCGGTGTTCCTCGGCGTGGCCTTCCTGGCCGGGACGCTCGTCATGGGCGACACGCTGCGCGCCAGCTTCGACACGATGTTCGGCAACGCGACGAGTGGCACCGATGCCGTGGTCCGCAGCGCCGACGCGATCACCACACCCGGCGAGAGCGAAGGCGTGCGGGAGCCGGTCGCCGCCGACCTGGTGGACAGCGTCGAGCAGGTCCCGGGCGTGGCGGCGGCCGTGCCCGACATCCAGGGCGCCGGCCAGCTCGTCGGCAAGGACGGCGACCCCGTCGGAGGCGCGGGCCCGCCCACCCTCGCCGGGAACTGGATCACCGACCCCGACCTCAACTCGTACGAACTCGCCGAAGGCCGCGCCCCGGAGAAGTCCGGCGAGGTCGTCGTCAACCGCGGCGCCGCCGAGCGCGGCGACCTGAAGATCGGCGACACGACGGTCCTGCGCACGCCCGACCCCGTACAGGTGACGATCGTCGGCCTCGCGACCTTCGGCGGCGAGGACGGCATGGCGCAGGTGACCTACACCGGCATGACACGCGCAGACGCAGAGAAGTACCTGACAGCCAGGCCCGGCGAGGCGTCGAGCATCCTGGTCCGGGCCGGCCCCGGCGTGAGCGAGCGAGAACTGGTGGACCGCCTGACTCCCGTACTGCCGGGCGGAGTCGAGGCCATCACCGGCCAGGAGTCGGCCGAGGAGAACACGGAGATGATCTCCAGCCAGTTCCTGTCCATCTTCACCACCCTCCTCCTGGTGTTCTCCGGCATCGCCCTGCTCGTCGCGACCTTCTCCATCCACAACACCTTCGCGATCGTCGTCGCCCAACGAACCCGCGAAAACGCCTTGTTGCGCGCACTCGGCGCCTCCCGCCGCCAGGTGACCGCCTCGACCCTGGTCGAGGCGAGCGTGGTGGCCGTGACGGCCTCGCTGGCAGGCCTGGCGGGCGGAATCTGCATCGCGGCCGCACTGCAGGCACTGTTCCCGGCGATCGGATTCCCCTTCCCCGAGGGCGACTTGGTCATCAGCGCGCTGTCCATGCTGCTACCGCTCGCGGTCGGCATCGTGGTCTGCCTCGGCTCCGCCCTGCTGCCTGCCGCACGCGCCGGCCACACGGCACCGCTGGCCGCGCTGCACGAGACCTCCGTAGACCACTCGGGCGCCTCCCGCCTCCGCGCCGTCCTCGGCTCGGGCCTGGCCGCCGTGGCCGTCGCCGTGACACTCACCGGCGTCCTGGCGACCCCGTCCATCTGGCTGGCCGCCACCGGCGCCGTCCTGGCCCTGGTCTCCTTCGTGGTCCTCGGCCCGGTCGCCTCCTCCACGGCCGTCCGCATCCTCGGCGGACCGCTCGACCGCCTCCGCGGCGTCACTGGTGGCCTCGCCCGGCGCAACGCCCTGCGCAGCCCCAAGCGGACGGCCGCGACCGCTAGTGCCCTGATGATCGGCGTGGCCGTGGTCTCGCTGTTCACGGTGTTCGGCGCCTCCCTGAAGGCGACCATGGACCAGACCGTGTCACGGTCCTTCGCCGGCGACATCGCCGTGAGCACCCCGTCCTTCGGCGCGGGCGGCAGCGGACTGAGCCCCCGCCTCGCCGGCGCCGTCCAGAACATCCCCGAGGTCGACACGGCCGTAGGCCTCGGCCGCGGAGTCGCCGAAGTCGACGGCAAGGGACGGGCCTTGACCGTCACCGACCCGATCGCCCTCGACCGCACCTTCGACCTCGGCAAGGTCGACGGCTCCCTGCGCGACCTCGGCACCGACGGCATCGCCCTCACCCGCAGCGAGGCCGACAAGCAGAACCTCACGACCGGCGACAAGACGCAACTCACCTTCACCGACGGCAAGAAGGAGACCTTCACCGTCCGCGCGGTCTACGGCCAGTCCGAGATCGCAGGCGACTACGTCATCACCCGCGCCGCCTGGTCCCCGCACCGCACCCAGGACGCCGACACCCTGCTCGCCGTCTCCTTCAAGGACGGCGTGAGCATGGACGCGGGCAAGGCCGCGGTGCAGAAAGTGGCCGACCACTACGGCAACCCGGAAGTCCAGACCCGCGACGAGTACGCGCAGTCCGCGGCAGGCGGCATCGACATGATGCTCACCCTCGTCTATGCCCTGCTCGCTCTAGCCGTCCTCATCGCGCTTCTCGGCATAGCCAACACCCTCACCCTGGCGATCCACGAACGCACCCGCGAACTGGGCCTCCTCCGTGCTGTCGGCCAGACCCGTCCCCAACTGCGCGCCATGGTCCGCTGGGAGTCCATCCTCGTAGCCGCCTTCGGCACAGTCGGCGGCCTCACCCTCGGCGCCTTCCTCGGCTGGACCCTGGTCAAGGCCTCCGACGGCGCAAGCGACAGCGCCTTCGCCTTCGCATTGCCGCCTTTCCAACTTGCGGTGGTGGCCTTGGTAGGTCTCGCGGCGGGAGCCCTCGCGGGCCTACGCCCGGCACGCCGAGCAGCCCGCCTGGACGTACTGAGGGCAATAGCCACCGAGTAA
- a CDS encoding ATP-binding protein, producing the protein MISHPSRHCTVELQALPSRIGQVRRIVSAQLRYWHLDTLIDRAALGVTELLTNVHQHAQPDKMCTVEIELLLDRLMVSVHDHDPRLPEVGDADTLATCGRGLAMVAAVSESWGVRPDGESGKVVWFTLPTPVGVRAEVGVGAACPPRRVVREASRGVLAEVERTVDAGV; encoded by the coding sequence GTGATCAGTCACCCAAGCAGACACTGCACGGTGGAGCTCCAAGCCCTGCCGTCGCGGATCGGACAGGTCCGCAGAATCGTATCGGCACAGTTGCGCTACTGGCATCTGGACACCCTGATCGACCGGGCCGCGCTCGGTGTGACCGAGTTGCTGACCAACGTCCACCAGCATGCGCAGCCCGACAAGATGTGCACCGTGGAGATCGAGCTGCTGCTCGACCGGCTCATGGTCTCGGTGCACGACCACGACCCACGGCTTCCCGAGGTCGGCGACGCCGACACGCTCGCGACGTGCGGGCGCGGCCTGGCGATGGTGGCTGCCGTCAGCGAGAGCTGGGGGGTCAGGCCGGACGGGGAGTCGGGCAAGGTCGTGTGGTTCACGCTGCCGACGCCGGTGGGGGTGCGGGCGGAGGTGGGGGTGGGGGCGGCTTGTCCGCCTCGGCGGGTGGTGCGGGAGGCGAGTCGGGGTGTCCTTGCGGAGGTTGAGCGTACGGTTGATGCGGGCGTTTGA